The following proteins come from a genomic window of Gimesia chilikensis:
- a CDS encoding class I SAM-dependent methyltransferase codes for MSSESHSELECFRQLQQSPEIFELIASHSGTEFQLQKQLREQYPEDVVRAALTLAELRMRGRAKFSRADQMWFDRKSLEQATPEAVSNYKAARFSGSVYDFCCGMGGDLVALAQHARVTGVDLEPVLCQFARWNSEVYEVVDRVTVVNQPLEEVKDREGLLHIDPDRRPHSGGKVIRIEDYRPDLETLLGLIQEFAGGAIKLSPASNFAGKFPGSETELISLNGECKEATVWFGTLAGESEFRATAISKSGEVATIAGHPMDAFCSVTPPGGYLYDPDPAVVRSGLLDVAAAECDLNRLDAEEEYLTSSEPVDSPFFRRFRILAELSNQDRDLKKYFRSADFGQLEIKCRRIPVPIEALRRKLSLKGKGAGVLVIARLDGKSRALVCERE; via the coding sequence ATGTCCAGCGAGTCCCACTCTGAGCTTGAATGTTTCAGGCAGTTACAGCAGTCCCCGGAAATCTTTGAGCTGATCGCCTCCCACTCTGGGACCGAATTTCAGTTACAGAAACAACTGCGCGAACAGTATCCCGAAGATGTTGTGCGTGCCGCTTTGACGCTGGCAGAACTGCGGATGCGCGGGCGGGCCAAGTTCTCTCGCGCGGATCAGATGTGGTTCGACAGAAAGAGCCTGGAACAGGCCACGCCCGAAGCGGTTTCGAATTACAAAGCAGCGCGGTTTTCCGGTTCTGTCTATGATTTCTGTTGTGGAATGGGCGGGGATCTGGTCGCCCTGGCGCAACATGCCCGGGTAACGGGGGTTGATCTGGAACCGGTTCTGTGCCAGTTTGCCCGCTGGAACAGTGAAGTCTATGAGGTGGTGGACCGCGTGACTGTGGTCAATCAGCCTCTGGAAGAGGTGAAAGATCGGGAGGGACTGCTGCATATTGATCCGGATCGTAGACCCCACTCCGGTGGGAAAGTGATCCGCATTGAAGATTATCGACCCGATCTCGAAACATTGCTGGGGCTGATCCAGGAATTTGCCGGCGGGGCCATCAAGCTCAGCCCCGCCAGTAATTTTGCCGGAAAATTTCCCGGGAGCGAGACCGAACTGATCAGCCTGAATGGGGAGTGTAAAGAAGCAACCGTCTGGTTTGGCACTCTGGCAGGAGAATCGGAATTTCGGGCTACCGCGATTTCAAAATCAGGTGAGGTCGCTACTATCGCCGGTCATCCGATGGATGCGTTTTGCAGCGTCACTCCACCGGGGGGATATCTGTATGATCCCGATCCGGCAGTCGTCCGCTCCGGCCTCCTGGATGTGGCAGCGGCGGAATGTGATTTGAACCGTCTTGATGCGGAAGAAGAATATCTCACATCTTCCGAACCGGTAGACTCTCCCTTTTTCAGACGCTTCCGGATTCTGGCGGAACTGTCGAATCAGGATCGTGACCTGAAAAAGTATTTTCGCTCAGCCGACTTTGGCCAACTGGAAATTAAATGCCGCAGGATTCCTGTTCCCATCGAAGCACTCCGCCGCAAGTTGTCACTTAAAGGCAAAGGGGCAGGTGTTCTGGTGATTGCCCGACTGGATGGCAAATCTCGGGCTCTGGTCTGCGAACGAGAGTAG
- a CDS encoding Gfo/Idh/MocA family protein, producing the protein METMNGQLNRKLRMALVGGGQGSFIGRVHSIAACLDNRAELVAGALSSNPEKAKASAPAYDIPPERAYGSIEELIEKESALPEDQRIDFISIATPNFTHFPIAKAAVEAGFNVICDKPMTFDLAQAEELKGLVEKSGVVFAVSHNYTGYPLVRMAREMILNGEFGEIQAVRSNYIQGWLRKRLEEEDQKQAAWRTDPSKSGAAGAFGDIATHAYNLGRYMTGLLPAEISCNLKIFAPGRQLDDYGHAVIRFQNGALGTVTASQISHGRENDLFIEIDGTKGALSWRQEEPNQMIVRRNGQPHAIYTRDPNAPFMNESGAAACRLPAGHPEAFFEAFANIYRSAFDAMISRITGESFEPKNTIYPNVYDGVEGMFFIEQSVASSKENGAWLPFNCDCARS; encoded by the coding sequence ATGGAAACAATGAACGGTCAACTCAATCGTAAATTACGAATGGCACTTGTTGGCGGGGGCCAGGGTTCGTTTATCGGCCGTGTGCATTCCATTGCTGCCTGTCTCGATAACCGGGCCGAGCTGGTAGCGGGGGCCTTGTCTTCCAATCCGGAGAAAGCGAAAGCATCGGCGCCTGCTTATGACATTCCTCCCGAACGGGCTTATGGCTCAATTGAAGAACTGATTGAGAAAGAGTCCGCTTTGCCCGAAGATCAGCGGATCGATTTCATCAGTATTGCCACCCCGAACTTTACACATTTCCCCATCGCTAAGGCAGCTGTGGAGGCGGGTTTCAATGTGATCTGCGATAAGCCAATGACCTTTGACCTGGCTCAGGCAGAAGAACTGAAAGGCCTGGTAGAAAAGTCGGGTGTGGTCTTTGCCGTCAGCCATAATTACACCGGATACCCGCTGGTTCGAATGGCACGCGAAATGATCCTGAACGGAGAATTTGGCGAAATTCAGGCCGTTCGTTCGAACTACATTCAGGGTTGGTTGCGGAAACGCCTGGAGGAAGAAGATCAGAAACAGGCTGCCTGGCGTACCGACCCCTCAAAATCCGGAGCTGCCGGGGCCTTTGGTGATATCGCCACTCATGCCTATAACCTGGGTCGCTACATGACCGGGCTTTTACCGGCTGAGATCTCCTGTAACCTCAAGATTTTTGCCCCCGGTCGTCAGCTGGATGATTACGGTCATGCTGTGATCCGGTTCCAGAACGGAGCTCTGGGAACTGTTACCGCCAGCCAGATTTCGCATGGTCGCGAGAACGATCTGTTCATTGAAATCGACGGCACCAAAGGCGCACTGTCCTGGAGACAGGAAGAGCCTAACCAGATGATCGTCCGTCGTAACGGTCAGCCACACGCGATTTACACCCGTGATCCCAATGCTCCGTTCATGAACGAAAGCGGAGCAGCTGCCTGCCGATTGCCGGCAGGACACCCGGAAGCTTTCTTCGAAGCATTTGCCAACATCTATCGCTCCGCTTTTGACGCCATGATCAGTCGGATTACGGGCGAATCCTTCGAACCGAAAAATACGATCTATCCCAACGTTTATGATGGAGTGGAAGGAATGTTCTTTATTGAGCAGTCTGTAGCCAGCAGCAAGGAAAACGGAGCCTGGCTACCGTTCAACTGCGATTGCGCTCGCAGCTAA
- a CDS encoding dicarboxylate/amino acid:cation symporter, which yields MKSLPLHYQILIALILGTVLGFLFNPGEEPLVGLTLTVNPQDGGYKVVQQQAEQDPQTLEFSSKEALLKRYPELKKQFVAGDLEKSETFKVEGRMIHIVDSAREVHLTYTRTVDKKVTVTTYSAANGEKLVEKYPQWKTEFELFGNTISQKVMAISKWVGDLFLRLLKMVTIPLIVTSLITGIASLGNATRFGAMFSKTLLYYLSTSLLAIFTGIFVVNLIRPGIGAELPGGSGSLSSGQESISSIFIDMVDRLIPTNIIHSLGEGEFLSIISFSILSGIFIILVGGKHAKVLTDIFQAGFEVMMRMTMFIISLAPIGVLAFMIYAVSSQGIEIFKTLSWYMVAVLLALLIHAAVILPCLLKFVARRSPLEFARAMGPALMTAFSTASSNGTLPLTISCVEENAGVSNEVSSFVLPLGATINMDGTALYEAVAVLFIAQAYSGEVLPVQQQILVAITALLASIGAAGIPHAGLVMMAIVLQAVGLPLEAQGVIIAVDRVLDMCRTSVNVWSDSCGCAIIERYR from the coding sequence ATGAAGAGCCTGCCACTGCATTATCAGATTCTGATCGCATTAATCCTTGGGACCGTATTGGGGTTTCTATTCAATCCCGGGGAAGAACCACTGGTCGGTCTCACACTGACTGTCAATCCGCAGGATGGCGGCTATAAGGTGGTGCAGCAGCAAGCCGAACAGGATCCGCAAACTCTGGAGTTCTCCAGCAAGGAAGCGTTATTGAAACGCTATCCCGAGCTAAAAAAACAGTTTGTGGCAGGCGATCTGGAGAAGTCCGAGACATTTAAAGTTGAAGGTCGAATGATCCATATCGTCGACTCCGCACGAGAAGTTCATCTGACTTATACCCGTACCGTCGATAAAAAAGTTACGGTCACCACCTATTCTGCAGCAAACGGAGAGAAACTGGTCGAGAAGTATCCACAGTGGAAGACGGAGTTCGAACTCTTCGGGAATACAATCAGTCAAAAGGTGATGGCGATTTCCAAGTGGGTTGGCGATCTGTTCTTGCGTCTGTTGAAGATGGTAACCATTCCCCTGATTGTGACTTCCCTGATCACCGGAATTGCCAGCCTGGGGAATGCTACTCGCTTTGGTGCCATGTTCTCCAAGACGCTGTTGTATTATCTCTCCACCAGTCTGCTGGCAATTTTTACCGGAATATTTGTGGTGAATCTGATACGCCCCGGAATTGGCGCTGAATTGCCTGGTGGCAGTGGCTCGTTGTCTTCAGGGCAGGAGTCGATCAGTTCAATCTTTATCGATATGGTCGATCGGCTGATTCCCACCAACATTATCCATTCTTTGGGGGAAGGGGAATTCCTTTCGATCATTTCATTCAGCATCCTGTCCGGGATCTTCATCATCTTGGTTGGGGGGAAACATGCGAAAGTGCTGACTGATATTTTTCAGGCCGGATTTGAAGTCATGATGCGGATGACCATGTTTATTATCAGTCTGGCTCCGATTGGTGTGCTGGCTTTCATGATTTATGCCGTATCTTCTCAGGGGATTGAAATCTTCAAGACTCTCAGCTGGTATATGGTTGCAGTACTTTTGGCTCTATTGATACACGCGGCTGTTATCTTGCCCTGTCTGCTGAAATTTGTAGCGCGGCGTTCTCCCCTGGAATTTGCCCGGGCAATGGGCCCGGCGTTGATGACCGCCTTCTCGACAGCCTCCTCAAACGGAACACTGCCACTGACGATCAGCTGTGTTGAGGAGAATGCGGGAGTCTCGAATGAGGTCAGCTCGTTTGTGCTGCCTCTGGGGGCGACGATTAATATGGATGGAACGGCACTCTATGAAGCGGTTGCAGTCCTCTTTATCGCACAGGCTTACTCGGGGGAAGTGTTACCTGTCCAGCAGCAAATCCTGGTGGCGATTACCGCGTTACTGGCAAGTATTGGTGCTGCCGGCATTCCCCACGCCGGTTTGGTGATGATGGCGATTGTGCTGCAGGCAGTGGGGCTTCCACTGGAAGCACAGGGCGTGATTATCGCTGTCGACCGTGTACTGGACATGTGTCGTACTTCGGTTAACGTCTGGAGCGACTCCTGCGGATGTGCGATCATCGAACGCTACCGCTAA
- a CDS encoding GAF domain-containing SpoIIE family protein phosphatase, which produces MEQVLTAQPLDWIHGLCDQFTEITGWPLHFTPAKPGERKSLEAELCQNAKYCWYESIEDGKRTLGYLYLTLPYETANDHMFVTAIKLAELVGGLISKIETMGSSLELKNREVTTLMDVGLSVTRQEGLQDALQKLLEAALQLTGFRAAGFFLLNSESNQLSLRVQYCLHTFEIPFHRRKLKESPPDLEAFAHDALIVNRHENPELAKWLPGGCLTGVCVSVQSETGPFGTLWAFDRRARHLNERDVHILKSIGAQVSTILERAVLLKESQNQLRLKKELKVISESFPVELAQERDWDREFQAAVQSISHHEVGGDLCEFIPLSPHVTCFALGDASGDSIPAAVVMASVRGALRTLTEGPIEQARDTQHVISRINTALYHTSLPHQFMSMLYGVIDTRARTFTYTNAGHPAPFWVHKGKITTLTSHGMLLGVTESNDYDYSVIPICKNDIIVGFSDGISEAMSSERKMFRSDGIMKVLENHIEDTADEVMRGIWSKLQQHLEGGNDGDDRTLMVVKFAPNPE; this is translated from the coding sequence ATGGAACAGGTACTCACCGCGCAACCTCTGGATTGGATACATGGTCTCTGTGACCAGTTTACGGAGATCACCGGCTGGCCGTTGCATTTTACGCCCGCCAAGCCGGGTGAACGCAAATCTCTGGAAGCGGAACTCTGCCAGAACGCGAAATACTGCTGGTACGAATCGATTGAAGACGGCAAGCGGACCCTGGGATACCTTTACCTGACGCTGCCTTATGAGACTGCCAATGATCACATGTTTGTGACGGCAATCAAGCTGGCTGAGCTGGTAGGCGGATTAATCTCCAAGATTGAAACCATGGGCTCCTCGCTTGAGCTCAAGAACCGCGAAGTCACTACACTGATGGATGTCGGCCTCTCAGTTACCCGCCAGGAGGGACTGCAGGACGCACTTCAGAAACTGCTGGAAGCAGCTCTGCAACTGACGGGATTTCGGGCTGCGGGCTTTTTCCTGTTGAATTCGGAATCGAATCAACTCTCGCTCCGCGTCCAGTATTGTCTGCATACATTTGAGATTCCCTTTCATCGCCGGAAACTGAAAGAATCACCCCCTGATCTGGAAGCGTTCGCACACGATGCCCTGATTGTGAATCGCCATGAGAATCCGGAGCTGGCCAAATGGTTGCCTGGGGGATGTCTGACGGGAGTCTGTGTGTCGGTGCAGTCCGAGACGGGCCCCTTTGGAACTCTATGGGCCTTCGATCGACGTGCCCGCCATCTCAATGAACGCGATGTCCATATTCTGAAATCAATTGGTGCCCAGGTCAGTACCATTCTGGAACGGGCTGTATTACTCAAAGAAAGTCAGAATCAGCTGCGACTCAAGAAAGAGTTGAAGGTGATTTCAGAATCATTTCCTGTCGAACTGGCCCAGGAACGTGACTGGGATCGCGAGTTCCAGGCAGCAGTCCAGTCGATCAGTCATCACGAAGTCGGGGGGGATCTCTGTGAATTCATTCCACTCTCTCCGCATGTGACCTGTTTCGCGCTGGGAGACGCTTCGGGAGACAGTATCCCGGCTGCGGTGGTCATGGCATCTGTGCGTGGAGCTTTACGCACATTGACAGAAGGGCCCATTGAACAGGCTAGAGATACCCAGCATGTCATCAGCCGCATTAACACGGCGCTGTATCATACTTCGCTGCCGCATCAGTTCATGAGCATGTTATATGGCGTGATCGATACCCGGGCCCGGACGTTTACTTATACCAACGCGGGACATCCTGCGCCTTTCTGGGTTCACAAAGGGAAGATCACCACTCTGACCTCTCACGGAATGCTGCTGGGAGTCACGGAATCAAACGATTACGACTATTCGGTCATTCCGATCTGCAAGAATGACATCATTGTCGGATTCAGCGATGGTATCAGCGAAGCCATGAGCAGCGAACGGAAAATGTTCCGCTCTGATGGTATCATGAAGGTCCTGGAAAATCACATTGAAGATACCGCAGACGAAGTGATGCGCGGGATCTGGTCCAAGTTACAGCAACACCTCGAAGGGGGGAATGATGGTGACGACCGTACCCTGATGGTTGTCAAGTTCGCCCCCAATCCGGAGTGA
- a CDS encoding HEAT repeat domain-containing protein, whose product MRQLLTAGLTLAICLLATPLLLSASMDVNKLVQELKSNNEDAQALAAHQLGELGPSAKAAVPALISVVKEGSVAARSEAITALGKIGPDASAAVPELAKVLRGYSVILKYNALQALRQIGPGAKPALKQIMPLLESNNSYLKISAAWAAAKIDPENQETLKQVIPILLEGLNISINEVRNDAALALAQIGAPAVKPLLTTLKHEHEANHNQECQQICDVLAQMGAGGESAIPTLIKILEKVDDPNLVWRAAHALGNIRSQPEKVVPALTTVLTNKSEIVRANAAISLGDFGPEAKSAVPALTKLLSDPELNVKLDAATALGAIGPDAASAVPELASAMQAGPVSLTLTSASALAAIGDASVPALNKMLQDDSPLKLLVVHVLGEIGTGAGASIPELIKLLDSTDPEVKMSAITSLGEMGPAAKKAEPQLLEILKSAQDRTRNAAVFALSKMGSKAAIPEIKKLAAESSDDERLQLVCAWALVRNNPHDPETIKTALPGLTKALTDERPLVRREAANAISLMGPEAKSAIPALTAALKEEENPRVIQELITALAEIGPAAAPAISAIAPYLNSGNVDLRLVATYAMARFGKVAKAEVPQLEKTLKSSNNNMENAVTLWALTKIDPTPQRAEKAAPVMAKVVTDHPNPDARLEAAISLGEYGIKTPEIKQALEAASKDQDPRVKKAAAAALKKLSS is encoded by the coding sequence ATGCGTCAGTTACTTACTGCAGGACTCACTTTGGCGATCTGTCTGCTCGCGACTCCCCTACTTCTTTCAGCCAGCATGGACGTCAATAAACTGGTCCAGGAACTGAAAAGCAACAATGAGGACGCTCAGGCACTGGCAGCACACCAGTTGGGCGAATTGGGGCCGAGTGCGAAAGCTGCGGTACCAGCGCTGATTTCTGTCGTTAAAGAGGGTTCTGTAGCGGCCCGCAGTGAAGCCATCACCGCCCTGGGAAAAATCGGGCCTGATGCCTCAGCTGCCGTTCCTGAACTTGCCAAAGTTCTGCGTGGTTATTCTGTCATTCTTAAGTACAACGCTTTGCAGGCCCTCCGCCAGATTGGTCCCGGGGCCAAACCCGCTCTGAAGCAGATCATGCCTCTGCTGGAGAGTAACAATTCTTACTTGAAAATTTCCGCCGCCTGGGCTGCTGCGAAAATCGATCCTGAAAATCAGGAAACCTTGAAACAGGTCATCCCCATCTTGCTGGAAGGCTTGAATATTTCGATCAACGAGGTCCGCAATGATGCAGCACTGGCGCTGGCACAAATCGGTGCTCCCGCAGTGAAACCATTGCTGACAACACTTAAACACGAACACGAAGCGAACCACAATCAAGAATGCCAGCAGATCTGTGATGTACTGGCCCAGATGGGAGCCGGTGGCGAATCAGCAATTCCGACCCTGATCAAAATTCTGGAAAAAGTAGATGATCCCAACCTGGTCTGGCGAGCCGCACACGCTCTGGGAAATATCCGCTCGCAACCTGAGAAAGTTGTCCCCGCATTAACGACGGTCCTCACAAATAAATCTGAGATCGTGCGTGCGAATGCCGCTATCTCGCTGGGAGACTTTGGTCCTGAAGCCAAATCGGCTGTCCCTGCATTAACTAAACTGCTGTCAGATCCTGAACTCAATGTCAAACTGGACGCCGCCACTGCTCTGGGAGCCATTGGACCGGATGCAGCCTCTGCCGTCCCCGAACTGGCTTCTGCGATGCAGGCAGGTCCCGTCTCGCTGACACTTACGAGTGCCTCTGCTCTGGCAGCCATCGGTGATGCATCTGTCCCCGCATTGAACAAAATGCTGCAGGACGATTCTCCTTTGAAATTACTGGTAGTTCATGTATTGGGCGAAATCGGTACTGGTGCCGGGGCTTCCATTCCGGAACTGATCAAACTGTTAGATTCTACCGATCCTGAAGTAAAAATGTCCGCGATTACCAGTCTGGGAGAAATGGGACCTGCTGCGAAAAAGGCAGAACCTCAACTGCTGGAAATCCTCAAATCAGCCCAGGATCGCACCCGGAATGCCGCTGTCTTCGCCCTCTCCAAAATGGGCAGCAAAGCAGCCATCCCCGAGATCAAGAAACTCGCAGCTGAGTCATCTGATGACGAACGGTTACAGCTTGTCTGTGCCTGGGCGCTGGTCCGCAATAACCCCCATGACCCGGAAACGATTAAAACAGCACTCCCCGGTCTGACGAAAGCACTCACAGATGAGCGTCCCCTGGTCCGCCGAGAGGCCGCTAATGCGATTTCCCTGATGGGACCTGAAGCGAAATCTGCGATTCCTGCACTGACAGCGGCGCTGAAAGAAGAAGAGAATCCACGCGTCATCCAGGAACTGATCACAGCCCTGGCCGAAATTGGCCCCGCTGCCGCACCTGCGATCTCTGCAATTGCCCCCTATCTCAATTCGGGCAATGTCGATCTTCGTCTGGTCGCTACTTATGCGATGGCCCGTTTCGGAAAAGTAGCCAAAGCGGAAGTTCCTCAACTGGAGAAAACACTCAAATCCAGCAATAACAATATGGAGAATGCTGTCACCCTCTGGGCATTGACTAAAATTGATCCGACTCCCCAACGGGCTGAGAAAGCAGCTCCCGTGATGGCCAAAGTCGTAACCGATCATCCGAATCCGGATGCCCGTCTCGAAGCGGCAATCAGTCTGGGTGAATACGGGATCAAAACCCCGGAAATCAAACAGGCTCTGGAGGCCGCATCCAAGGATCAGGATCCACGCGTGAAAAAAGCAGCCGCAGCAGCTCTCAAAAAACTGAGCAGCTGA
- a CDS encoding formylmethanofuran dehydrogenase subunit C, with protein MALTFTLKQSLPVSLEVNSVSHESVSGQSLNQICALPVLLGNRQATVGEFFDVQQSDAEPDLLVFTGDCARLKYIGAGLSRGRIRVEGSAGMHLGAEMTGGEILVEGDVADCAATEMQGGALSIQGNAGDLLGAAYPGSKRGMRGGTIMVNGHVGNEVGHRMRRGTIVIGGNAGDATGFDMIAGSIFTFGKMGVLAGAGMRRGTLGLLGEAGEPDLLPTFRYSCLYRPTWLSFFLRKLAQTGFPVPENCFSSEYRRYCGDFLTLGKGEILVRQ; from the coding sequence ATGGCCCTCACGTTTACGCTTAAACAGTCACTCCCGGTCTCTCTCGAAGTAAACTCGGTGAGTCATGAATCAGTGAGTGGTCAGTCACTGAACCAGATCTGTGCGCTACCGGTTCTGTTGGGCAATCGCCAGGCTACCGTGGGGGAATTCTTTGATGTCCAGCAGAGTGATGCGGAACCGGATCTATTGGTCTTTACCGGTGATTGTGCGCGCCTGAAATACATTGGTGCCGGTCTCTCACGAGGTCGCATCCGTGTGGAAGGCAGCGCCGGCATGCATCTGGGGGCGGAGATGACAGGCGGTGAAATTCTCGTTGAAGGAGATGTCGCCGATTGTGCCGCAACCGAGATGCAGGGAGGAGCGCTCAGCATTCAAGGGAATGCCGGCGACCTTCTTGGGGCTGCCTATCCTGGCAGTAAACGCGGGATGCGGGGAGGCACCATCATGGTCAATGGTCATGTTGGTAATGAAGTCGGGCATCGGATGCGTCGTGGCACGATTGTCATCGGGGGTAATGCCGGCGATGCGACCGGGTTTGATATGATTGCCGGTTCAATTTTTACTTTCGGCAAAATGGGGGTACTGGCCGGAGCCGGAATGCGGCGAGGGACACTCGGGCTGCTGGGAGAAGCGGGAGAACCGGATCTGCTGCCCACATTTCGCTACTCATGCCTTTATCGGCCGACATGGCTCTCGTTTTTTCTGCGCAAGTTGGCGCAAACCGGTTTTCCGGTACCGGAGAACTGTTTCAGCAGTGAATATCGCCGCTACTGCGGCGATTTTCTGACCTTGGGGAAGGGAGAAATTCTGGTTCGCCAGTAA
- a CDS encoding fatty acid CoA ligase family protein — MSDQFNIADRLRQSAQAWPHQKAVVFPAGQDRQGRYTYSSLTFQQLDQESDRLARGLIELGVKPGTRMALMVRPSLEFIALTFALFKAGAVIILIDPGMGRKNIIRCLAEVEPEGFVAIPLAQLFRKIKRRDFPKARLNVTVGKPVLTSGIDYDWLLGKEWTPFEIIQRDRTDPAAIIFTSGSTGPPKGVAYEHGMFWSQVDLLRDYYQIQPGEVDLPGFPLFALFNSAMGVTTVVPDMDPTKPALVDPEKIIRQMNDQGVTQAFGSPAMWNRIGRYCEEHDIKLPSLKRVLSAGAPVPVHVIKRMRQTLSCEEADINTPYGATESLPVASICGREVLEETSKQTATGAGTCVGIPFPGVQVKIIRIHNEPLESIEQAEELSVGEIGEIIVQGPMATREYFLRPEATRLAKIPDGAQFWHRMGDVGYRDELGKLWFCGRKAHMVETAEGPMFTICCEAIFNQHPRIYRSALVGVGGKPQQRPVIIVEPEQGDFPQSQTARKQLTEELLELGQANALTQSIETVLFHKSLPVDIRHNVKIFREKLAPWAERQVT, encoded by the coding sequence ATGTCTGATCAATTTAATATCGCCGATCGTCTTCGCCAGTCTGCTCAAGCCTGGCCGCACCAGAAAGCGGTGGTCTTTCCCGCGGGTCAGGACCGACAGGGGCGATACACTTACAGCAGTCTGACCTTTCAGCAACTGGACCAGGAAAGTGATCGCCTGGCGCGGGGGCTGATTGAGTTGGGAGTGAAACCGGGAACCCGGATGGCCCTGATGGTGCGCCCCAGCCTGGAATTCATCGCACTCACCTTTGCGCTGTTCAAGGCAGGAGCGGTGATCATTCTGATCGATCCGGGGATGGGCCGCAAAAATATTATTCGCTGTCTGGCCGAAGTGGAGCCCGAAGGTTTTGTTGCGATTCCGCTGGCACAGTTGTTTCGTAAGATCAAGCGACGGGACTTTCCCAAAGCCCGCCTGAACGTGACGGTCGGCAAGCCGGTTCTGACTTCAGGAATCGACTATGACTGGTTACTGGGCAAAGAATGGACGCCGTTTGAAATCATTCAACGCGACCGCACCGACCCGGCGGCGATCATCTTCACCAGCGGGAGCACAGGTCCCCCTAAAGGGGTCGCCTATGAGCATGGCATGTTCTGGTCTCAGGTAGATCTGTTGCGCGATTATTACCAGATCCAGCCGGGTGAAGTCGATCTGCCGGGCTTTCCGCTGTTTGCACTCTTCAATTCGGCTATGGGAGTGACTACCGTTGTGCCTGATATGGATCCGACGAAGCCGGCCCTGGTGGATCCGGAGAAAATTATCCGTCAGATGAATGATCAGGGGGTGACACAGGCCTTTGGTTCTCCCGCGATGTGGAATCGGATTGGCCGGTACTGTGAAGAGCATGACATTAAACTGCCGTCTCTAAAACGTGTGCTCTCTGCTGGAGCCCCCGTTCCCGTTCATGTGATTAAGCGGATGCGTCAGACGTTAAGCTGTGAGGAAGCAGACATCAATACTCCGTACGGAGCGACAGAATCACTGCCGGTTGCTTCGATCTGTGGACGTGAGGTACTCGAAGAGACCTCAAAGCAGACGGCGACAGGAGCCGGGACCTGTGTGGGAATTCCGTTTCCCGGAGTGCAGGTGAAAATCATCCGGATTCATAACGAACCCCTCGAGTCGATTGAGCAGGCGGAAGAACTTTCAGTTGGGGAGATCGGAGAAATCATCGTACAGGGGCCGATGGCCACGCGTGAATATTTCCTGCGCCCCGAAGCGACGCGTCTGGCTAAAATTCCAGATGGAGCACAGTTCTGGCACCGCATGGGGGATGTGGGTTACCGGGATGAACTTGGAAAACTCTGGTTCTGTGGCCGGAAAGCACATATGGTTGAAACGGCCGAGGGCCCGATGTTTACCATCTGTTGCGAGGCGATCTTCAATCAGCATCCGCGGATTTACCGCAGTGCTCTGGTGGGCGTCGGTGGGAAACCACAGCAACGTCCGGTGATTATCGTAGAGCCGGAGCAGGGGGACTTTCCGCAAAGTCAGACAGCGCGCAAACAACTGACAGAGGAACTGCTCGAGCTGGGGCAGGCGAATGCACTCACGCAGTCAATTGAAACGGTCCTGTTTCATAAATCGTTACCCGTTGATATCAGGCATAATGTGAAAATCTTTCGTGAAAAGCTGGCTCCCTGGGCCGAAAGGCAGGTTACATGA